The Dehalococcoidales bacterium genome window below encodes:
- a CDS encoding thiamine pyrophosphate-binding protein gives MTTGSLTASRVFDEFRKCGITHIVWLPDSEARFMYEAMMDQQEITLIPVCREGEAIAIAAGLVLGGKRPVVLHQNSGLFESGDSVASLALDLKIPLLLLIGYRGWRRNMPMTDCAGILLEPTLDAWSIKHYLMVTDEDVEYISTAYREAQETSKPVAVLIAREYR, from the coding sequence ATGACCACCGGGTCGCTTACTGCCAGCAGAGTCTTCGATGAATTCAGGAAATGTGGCATCACCCACATTGTCTGGCTCCCTGATAGCGAAGCTCGCTTCATGTACGAAGCGATGATGGACCAGCAGGAAATCACCCTGATCCCGGTATGCCGCGAGGGCGAGGCAATAGCCATCGCGGCCGGACTTGTTTTAGGGGGAAAGAGACCAGTGGTGCTCCATCAGAACAGCGGTCTCTTTGAATCCGGGGATTCGGTGGCCAGTCTGGCCCTGGACCTGAAAATCCCTCTGCTATTACTTATCGGCTATCGGGGCTGGCGGCGCAACATGCCGATGACCGATTGCGCGGGTATCTTGCTGGAACCTACGCTGGATGCCTGGAGTATCAAGCACTATTTGATGGTGACCGACGAGGACGTGGAATATATCTCAACAGCTTACCGGGAAGCCCAGGAGACCAGCAAGCCGGTGGCCGTCCTCATTGCCAGGGAGTACCGTTAG